The following proteins are encoded in a genomic region of [Eubacterium] hominis:
- a CDS encoding SAM-dependent methyltransferase — translation MAGKVRLQAIFDMIQPGLVIADIGCDHGLLPIALVKQGKCEKAYACDVRIGPLSRAKEAIEEAGLQHQVIPILCDGMSQIGEDVNGVVIAGMGFDTIKHILSQDLKKCSKFKQMVIQCNGHVDEFRQWLSDHGFKIDDERIVKDSHYYQLISMHKEETTPLTKEQCLFGIYTKKDPLFKEYWHYIYEKKKVILDQLSPSHENYMKTKALMDRIEKALNE, via the coding sequence ATGGCAGGTAAAGTACGTTTACAGGCGATTTTTGATATGATTCAGCCTGGATTAGTGATTGCAGATATTGGGTGTGATCATGGACTTTTGCCAATTGCTTTGGTAAAACAGGGCAAATGTGAAAAAGCATATGCCTGTGATGTTCGTATTGGACCACTTTCAAGAGCAAAAGAAGCAATTGAAGAAGCAGGTCTGCAGCATCAGGTAATTCCCATTCTATGTGATGGCATGTCACAAATAGGAGAAGATGTGAATGGTGTCGTAATAGCCGGTATGGGTTTTGATACCATCAAACATATCTTATCTCAGGATTTAAAAAAATGTTCTAAATTCAAACAAATGGTGATCCAGTGCAATGGTCACGTGGATGAATTTCGTCAATGGTTAAGTGATCATGGATTTAAGATCGATGATGAGCGTATTGTAAAAGATTCTCATTATTATCAATTGATTTCTATGCATAAAGAAGAAACAACACCACTTACGAAGGAACAATGCTTATTTGGTATCTATACCAAAAAAGATCCATTATTCAAAGAATATTGGCATTATATCTATGAGAAAAAAAAGGTGATCTTAGATCAGTTGTCACCATCTCATGAAAATTATATGAAAACAAAGGCATTAATGGATAGGATAGAAAAAGCGCTGAATGAATAG